In a genomic window of Wyeomyia smithii strain HCP4-BCI-WySm-NY-G18 chromosome 1, ASM2978416v1, whole genome shotgun sequence:
- the LOC129718181 gene encoding synaptic vesicle glycoprotein 2B-like, whose product MENSIERIPEPKPVNYQRSVTFDDALSMTKFGKFNYILIIISGTILTSVLLETLGISYVIPVAECDLLLTTKEKGVLSAVAFAGIIASSHLWGFLADTRGRKKVIVPTLFLTFAATFLSSFTSNFWVLTALRFFAGFFISGSSATIYAYLGEFHNKRNGSRAIMGASFVFGVGCLLLPGIAFSIINQEWEFTIPYLDIVYRPWRLFLVVCGLPNLVCAFTLLKFPESPKFVFNQGKLDKAIETIQWMHKLNTSGKETRLQIAAILDETEARQTKERRNEISNTKGFCALMRLVWDQTAPLFMSPYLNKTTIICVLQFGIYLSSNGLYMFFPDILNRVAEVQERGSNKTTICNAVYATQLYVLTEGANVTEKLPDCNQKLDIMAYEHSFMLELMYALGFAVIGLIINAVGKLPILVFVFFCCGLSGIFITFIDIPLLAVWLYVILLTCGYCINVVNAVTVDLFPTNLRAMAVCISLMFGRLGSVVGANIVGLLLDTQCELTFWISGVSLVFCGILSFFIPNIYKRHPSGPRVSVSSDISTR is encoded by the exons ATGGAGAACTCAATTGAAAGAATACCTG AACCGAAACCTGTGAACTATCAAAGAAGTGTTACATTTGACGATGCTCTCTCGATGACAA AGTTCGGAAAATTCAACTATATTCTTATAATTATTTCTGGTACAATATTAACATCAGTGTTGTTGGAAACTCTTGGGATAAGTTACGTTATACCTGTAGCAGAATGTGATTTGCTCTTGACGACAAAAGAAAAAGGAGTACTAAGTGCAGTTGCATTCGCAG GTATTATCGCTAGCTCGCATTTGTGGGGATTTCTGGCGGACACTCGAGGGAGAAAGAAAGTGATTGTTCCAACGCTATTTCTCACATTTGCTGCGACTTTTCTATCAAGTTTTACCAGCAACTTTTGGGTCTTGACAGCTCTGAGGTTCTTTGCAGGATTTTT TATTTCCGGTTCATCAGCAACCATTTACGCCTATTTGGGCGAGTTCCATAACAAGCGCAATGGGTCACGTGCTATCATGGGAGCTTCGTTTGTGTTCGGAGTCGGTTGCCTGCTGTTGCCAGGGATTGCATTCTCCATTATCAACCAAGAATGGGAGTTTACCATTCCATATCTAGACATCGTCTACCGTCCATGGCGCCTGTTTTTGGTGGTCTGTGGACTTCCCAACTTAGTATGCGCATTCACACTACTGAAATTCCCGGAAAGTCCAAAGTTTGTGTTTAATCAGGGTAAACTGGACAAAGCCATTGAAACTATTCAGTGGATGCACAAGCTTAACACAAGTGGGAAGGAAACCAGACTTCAAATTGCGGCCATATTAGATGAAACCGAGGCGCGACAAACTAAGGAACGACGTAACGAAATCAGCAACACCAAGGGATTCTGCGCTCTGATGAGACTGGTGTGGGATCAGACTGCTCCCCTCTTTATGAGTCCCTATTTGAACAAAACAACCATAATATGCGTGCTACAGTTCGGCATATATCTGTCCTCCAACGGTCTATATATGTTTTTCCCAGATATTCTAAATCGAGTTGCGGAAGTACAAGAACGGGGTTCAAATAAAACAACGATTTGTAACGCTGTCTACGCAACGCAACTTTACGTATTAACGGAGGGAGCTAATGTAACGGAAAAGTTACCCGATTGCAATCAGAAGTTGGACATTATGGCATATGAGCATTCATTTATGCTAGAACTGATGTATGCGTTGGGATTTGCAGTAATAGGACTTATAATCAACGCTGTGGGGAAATTGCCAATTTTGGTATTTGTCTTCTTCTGCTGCGGTTTATCCGGTATTTTTATAACCTTTATCGATATCCCATTGTTAGCTGTGTGGTTGTACGTGATTTTATTGACATGCGGATACTGCATTAATGTAGTTAACGCCGTTACAGTGGATTTGTTCCCCACTAATCTCAG AGCTATGGCGGTTTGCATCTCTTTAATGTTCGGAAGACTGGGGAGTGTCGTGGGCGCAAACATCGTTGGCTTACTGCTAGACACTCAATGCGAACTGACATTCTGGATTTCCGGCGTTTCTTTGGTCTTTTGCGGTATACTATCCTTTTTCATCCCGAATATCTACAAAAGACACCCTTCGGGGCCTCGTGTTAGTGTTTCATCCGACATATCAACACGCTAA
- the LOC129718179 gene encoding probable ATP-dependent RNA helicase DDX43, whose amino-acid sequence MDDVWDDGVDGETAVDPGFSRRTQGGGGDRANHERTSMEVNSRCIPRIIGRQGNVIKKIRSDTQVDIQIDDDRPGNGRSTLLLSGSTSNINRAREAIHEVLNNLGDGGGGQGRSNRDSGGGGYRDSDSRRNRDDGKWGGHYGTRESGGGGGGGGSGYNRGRYNDDRDSGVPFEKRSNGRDGGRPREKNSFNFDFGAKSTSHIKDVRDPSPALIDWDALNKQCDEASREQWAKCPELIKNFYNELPVVANMSPDEVNEFRKENNNIVVDRTFKDPEKPSAPIPNPVRSFEEAFYEYPDLLAELDKAGFTKPSPIQSQAWPVLLKGEDLIGIAQTGTGKTLAFLLPAFIHIDGQPVPRGERGGPNVLVMAPTRELALQIEKEVFKYQYRGIRALCLYGGGDRRTQINKVESGVEIIIATPGRLNDLVHAKVIDITSITYLVLDEADRMLDMGFEPQIRKLLLDIRPDRQTIMTSATWPPGVRRLAQSYMNNPVQVYVGTLDLAATHSVTQHIEVIDEEDKYMRVMNFVKNMDRNDKAIIFCGRKTRADDLSSEFVLSGINCQSLHGDRDQADREQALDDIKSGDVRVLIATDVASRGLDIEDITHVVNYDFPRNIEEYVHRVGRTGRAGRSGISLSFFTRSDWAVASDLIKILEEADQDVPDEIRRMAERFTARKERDARERNAFGGGRSGGGRDGGGRRGGGRW is encoded by the exons ATGGATGATGTTTGGGATGATGGAGTTGACGGCGAAACCGCAGTCGACCCCGGTTTTTCTCGACGAACACAGGGTGGTGGCGGCGACCGGGCGAATCATGAGCGTACCTCCATGGAGGTAAATTCACGCTGCATTCCGCGAATTATCGGCCGGCAGGGCAACGTTATCAAGAAGATACGGTCCGACACACAAGTGGACATTCAAATCG ATGACGACAGGCCAGGCAATGGTCGAAGTACTCTTCTGCTCTCCGGAAGCACCAGCAACATAAATCGCGCCCGAGAGGCGATTCATGAAGTCTTGAATAACCTCGGTGATGGCGGAGGTGGACAAGGTCGTAGTAACCGAGACAGTGGCGGAGGAGGTTATCGTGACTCTGATAGTCGTCGTAATCGAGACGATGGCAAATGGGGTGGTCACTACGGCACCAGAGaaagtggtggtggtggtggtggcggcgGCAGCGGATACAACCGCGGGCGTTACAATGATGATCGCGACAGTGGTGTTCCGTTCGAGAAACGATCGAACGGTCGTGACGGTGGGCGTCCACGGGAAAAGAATTCTTTTAATTTCGATTTCGGGGCAAAGAGCACCTCACACATCAAGGACGTTCGAGATCCAAGTCCAGCTCTGATCGACTGGGACGCCCTGAATAAGCAATGCGATGAAGCCAGCCGAGAACAATGGGCCAAATGTCCCgaattaattaaaaatttctACAACGAGCTGCCGGTAGTGGCCAACATGAGTCCCGATGAGGTGAATGAGTTCCGCaaggaaaataataatatagtGGTGGATCGAACCTTCAAGGATCCGGAAAAACCGTCCGCACCGATACCAAATCCGGTCCGAAGTTTTGAGGAAGCGTTCTATGAGTATCCGGATCTGTTGGCGGAACTGGATAAAGCAGGCTTTACAAAGCCTTCGCCGATTCAATCGCAGGCCTGGCCGGTACTGTTGAAGGGTGAAGACTTGATAGGAATCGCTCAAACCGGTACCGGGAAAACTTTGGCTTTCCTACTGCCCGCCTTCATCCACATCGATGGGCAGCCAGTCCCTCGAGGCGAACGGGGAGGACCGAACGTTTTAGTGATGGCCCCGACCCGTGAGTTAGCCCTGCAAATTGAGAAGGAAGTTTTTAAATATCAGTATCGAGGCATTCGAGCACTGTGTCTCTATGGGGGAGGTGATCGACGTACGCAAATTAATAAG GTGGAATCAGGTGTAGAGATTATTATTGCAACTCCAGGTCGGTTGAACGATCTGGTTCATGCGAAGGTAATCGACATAACCAGTATTACGTATCTTGTTCTGGATGAAGCCGATCGGATGCTAGATATGGGTTTCGAACCGCAGATCCGTAAGCTCTTGCTAGATATTCGTCCAGATCGCCAAACGATCATGACCAGTGCAACATGGCCGCCAGGTGTTCGGCGGCTCGCCCAAAGCTACATGAATAATCCCGTGCAGGTGTACGTAGGAACGCTCGATCTAGCTGCGACGCATTCCGTTACGCAGCATATCGAAGTAATTGACGAAGAAGACAAATACATGCGAGTGATGAATTTTGTAAAGAACATGGACCGCAATGATAAGGCTATTATATTTTGTGGGAGGAAAACACGTGCCGATGATCTATCCAGCGAGTTCGTTCTGTCCGGCATCAATTGTCAAAGTTTGCACGGTGATCGGGATCAAGCGGATCGTGAGCAAGCTTTGGATGACATAAAATCTGGTGATGTTCGTGTACTGATTGCTACGGACGTGGCCTCTCGTGGTTTGGACATAGAGGATATTACGCACGTGGTCAACTACGATTTTCCCCGTAACATTGAAGAGTACGTGCATCGTGTGGGCCGAACGGGCCGCGCTGGAAGAAGTGGAATCTCCTTGAGTTTTTTCACTCGCTCAGATTGGGCGGTCGCCTCGGATCTCATTAAGATTTTGGAAGAGGCAGACCAGGACGTACCGGACGAGATTCGGCGTATGGCTGAACGGTTTACGGCACGAAAGGAACGTGATGCTCGGGAGAGGAATGCATTTGGTGGAGGACGCAGCGGGGGTGGCCGCGATGGTGGTGGACGTCGAGGTGGCGGAAGGTGGTAA